A window of Argopecten irradians isolate NY chromosome 1, Ai_NY, whole genome shotgun sequence contains these coding sequences:
- the LOC138334372 gene encoding blood vessel epicardial substance-A-like, with amino-acid sequence MRLNGTLNSSGETTQISENFTTVTLLSELTSKVLRQTDSTVSSSWEPSSVTTFPSTSTQVLHQNLTTSTTSFVTLLMNSTNVTGLPDNLGRCSDWQDVQHALFQLANLCLVLSFLTPTNFQHHAFFLRFVLGFGYLFFSVWAGIFVCMPDVLIWNCIFFIVNTGHLSYLIYRMFPTRFRSELDELYSKVFKPLKVTRQQFRDISNQGELYVLTRGTVYAKEGCTEGGRKLSILVKGRLKVLYQQLFLHFIEADQLVDSPEYDSYLLSGHTASTYQVSIEAADDSLLLTWPIPQLRKHLDTDSFMSAILHVLVGKDVSTKLYQIQELLLTNPNYMQSVSSRRSSLVNVRSAIATNKSNPDLNRLNCFGIDLKGWPSSSSASNSNFDASLYPKDTYESCV; translated from the exons ATGAGACTAAATGGGACCCTGAATTCTTCAGGGGAAACAACCCAAATTTCTGAGAACTTCACTACAGTTACGTTATTGTCAGAACTGACTTCCAAAGTGTTGAGACAAACAGATTCAACCGTATCATCTAGCTGGGAGCCATCTTCAGTGACTACATTCCCATCGACATCCACACAAGTGCTACATCAGAATTTGACTACAAGCACGACTTCATTTGTTACTCTTCTCATGAATTCTACTAATGTGACGGGATTACCCGACAATCTGGGTCGGTGCAGTGATTGGCAAGATGTCCAGCATGCATTGTTCCAGTTAGCCAATCTGTGCCTGGTTTTATCGTTTCTAACACCGACTAACTTTCAACACCATGCGTTCTTTCTACGTTTCGTTTTGGGATTTGGATATTTGTTTTTCTCAGTATGGGCAGGAATATTTGTGTGTATGCCTGATGTCTTAATCTGGAATTGTATATTCTTTATAGTGAACACGGGACATCTGTCCTACCTTATATATAGAATGTTTCCGACAAGGTTCCGCAGTGAATTAGATGAGTTGTACAGTAAAGTATTCAAACCGCTGAAAGTGACGCGCCAACAGTTCAGAGACATCAGTAACCAAGGAGAACTCTATGTGTTAACAAGAGGGACTGTTTATGCAAAGGAGGGCTGCACTGAAGGAGGACGCAAACTCTCAATACTCGTAAAAGGCAG GTTAAAAGTGCTCTATCAGCAGTTATTTCTACATTTCATAGAGGCTGACCAATTGGTAGACTCACCAGAATATGATTCTTATCTTCTTAGTGGGCACACAGCATCAACGTaccag GTTTCGATAGAAGCAGCTGATGACAGTCTTTTGCTGACATGGCCCATTCCTCAGCTGAGAAAACATCTAGATACCGACAGTTTCATGTCAGCCATTCTCCATGTACTGGTGGGGAAGGATGTCAGTACAAAATTGTATCAAATCCAAGAACTTTTACTGACCAATCCAAACTATATGCAGTCAGTGTCCAGTCGGCGGTCATCTCTGGTTAATGTCCGGAGTGCAATCGCAACAAATAAGTCCAATCCAGACTTGAACAGACTGAACTGCTTTGGAATTGATCTCAAAG GTTGGccttcatcatcatcagcatccAATTCAAACTTTGACGCCTCACTGTATCCCAAAGATACATATGAAAGTTGTGTATGA